A genome region from Dolichospermum compactum NIES-806 includes the following:
- a CDS encoding Panacea domain-containing protein, giving the protein MRKVGYRFYSEFEAKQLPILSQKSLSEISEDNKQLLEAVWEYFGGYHAYRLSDMTHLEFPWKKARKGLLPEAASTTVILLEDLKVLGYEKLEQIERDHPGYQIVMRQVLKDAIRLMYLVTANCHQTWNKNPTPNPLPASDEGAKM; this is encoded by the coding sequence GTGCGGAAGGTAGGTTATAGATTTTATAGCGAATTTGAAGCCAAACAATTACCTATACTTAGTCAAAAATCATTATCAGAAATATCTGAAGATAACAAACAACTACTAGAAGCAGTATGGGAATATTTTGGGGGCTATCATGCTTATCGTTTAAGTGATATGACTCATTTAGAATTTCCTTGGAAGAAAGCACGTAAGGGGTTACTTCCTGAAGCTGCTTCAACTACAGTAATTTTACTGGAAGATTTAAAAGTATTAGGATATGAAAAATTAGAACAGATAGAACGTGATCATCCAGGCTATCAAATTGTCATGCGACAAGTTTTAAAGGACGCAATTAGATTAATGTATTTAGTTACAGCAAATTGTCATCAAACCTGGAACAAGAACCCCACCCCCAACCCCCTCCCCGCAAGCGATGAGGGGGCTAAGATGTAG
- the typA gene encoding translational GTPase TypA, giving the protein MTLPIRNVAIIAHVDHGKTTLVDALLKQSGIFREGEDVPDCVMDSNDLERERGITILSKNTAVRYKDTLINIVDTPGHADFGGEVERVLGMVDGCILIVDANEGPMPQTRFVLKKALEKGLRPIVVINKIDRGQADPHVAVDKVLDLFLELGADEDQCDFKYLFASGMAGFAKETLEEEGVDMQPLFNAILRHVPAPVGDPNKPLQLQVTTLDYSEYLGRIIIGKIHNGTIRAGQQAALVVEDGSIVKGKITKLMGFEGLKRIEMEEATAGYIVAVAGFADAYIGETITDPNEPLALPLIKVDEPTLQMTFWVNDSPFAGQEGKLVTSRQIRDRLYRELETNVALRVEDTDSPDKFLVSGRGELHLGILIETMRREGFEFQVSQPQVIYRTVNGQPCEPFELLALDVPADAVGSCIERLGQRKAEMQDMQPGGGDRTQLEFIVAARGLIGFRGEFMRMTRGEGIMNHSFLDYRPLCGDIEARNKGVLISFEEGVSTSYAMKNCEDRGVFFISEGTKVYKGMIIGEHNRPQDLELNVCKTKQLTNHRSSGGEELTQLQTPVDMNLERALEYIAQDELVEVTPESIRLRKMSKKLVKR; this is encoded by the coding sequence ATGACGCTCCCAATTCGTAACGTCGCCATTATCGCCCACGTTGACCATGGTAAAACCACCCTTGTTGACGCTCTCCTCAAACAGTCCGGCATTTTCCGCGAAGGCGAAGACGTTCCGGATTGTGTTATGGACTCCAATGATTTGGAGAGGGAACGAGGCATTACAATTCTTTCTAAAAATACAGCGGTTCGTTACAAAGACACTCTGATTAATATTGTTGATACCCCTGGACACGCTGACTTCGGTGGAGAAGTGGAACGGGTACTCGGCATGGTGGACGGTTGTATTCTGATTGTTGATGCCAACGAAGGTCCAATGCCCCAAACCCGCTTTGTGTTGAAAAAGGCTTTGGAAAAAGGTTTGCGTCCTATCGTTGTTATTAACAAGATTGACCGGGGACAAGCTGACCCCCACGTTGCTGTTGATAAGGTTTTGGATCTGTTCTTAGAATTAGGTGCAGATGAAGACCAATGCGACTTTAAATATCTATTCGCTTCCGGTATGGCTGGTTTCGCTAAAGAAACTTTGGAAGAGGAAGGGGTAGATATGCAGCCCCTATTTAATGCTATTCTCCGTCACGTCCCCGCACCTGTGGGAGATCCTAACAAGCCTCTGCAATTGCAAGTGACTACCCTAGATTATTCTGAGTATTTAGGACGGATTATCATTGGTAAAATCCATAATGGAACTATCCGCGCTGGACAACAAGCTGCTTTGGTAGTAGAAGATGGCAGCATTGTTAAGGGCAAAATTACCAAGTTGATGGGATTTGAAGGTCTGAAGCGGATAGAGATGGAAGAGGCTACTGCAGGTTATATTGTGGCTGTAGCTGGTTTTGCTGATGCTTATATTGGTGAAACTATTACAGATCCTAATGAACCTCTGGCTCTACCATTAATTAAGGTGGATGAACCAACTTTACAAATGACCTTCTGGGTGAATGATTCGCCTTTTGCTGGTCAAGAAGGTAAATTGGTAACATCTCGCCAAATCCGCGATCGCCTATACCGCGAATTAGAAACCAACGTAGCTTTGCGCGTTGAAGACACCGACTCTCCCGATAAATTCCTGGTTTCTGGTCGGGGTGAATTACACCTGGGTATCTTAATCGAAACCATGCGTCGTGAAGGTTTTGAGTTCCAAGTATCCCAACCTCAAGTAATTTACCGCACAGTTAACGGTCAACCTTGCGAACCTTTTGAACTTCTAGCATTAGACGTTCCCGCCGATGCAGTTGGTAGCTGTATCGAACGCTTAGGACAACGGAAAGCGGAAATGCAAGATATGCAGCCAGGTGGAGGCGATCGCACTCAACTAGAGTTTATCGTTGCTGCACGTGGTTTAATCGGTTTCCGGGGTGAATTCATGCGAATGACTCGCGGTGAAGGCATCATGAACCACAGTTTCCTTGATTATCGTCCCCTGTGCGGTGACATTGAAGCCCGCAACAAAGGTGTTCTCATCTCCTTTGAAGAAGGTGTTTCTACATCCTACGCCATGAAAAACTGTGAAGATAGAGGCGTATTCTTCATCAGTGAAGGAACAAAAGTTTACAAAGGCATGATTATTGGTGAACATAATCGCCCCCAAGATTTGGAATTGAACGTTTGTAAAACTAAGCAGTTAACCAACCACCGGTCATCTGGTGGTGAAGAACTGACTCAGTTACAAACACCCGTAGACATGAATTTGGAACGGGCTTTGGAATACATTGCTCAAGATGAATTGGTGGAAGTTACACCTGAATCTATTCGTCTTCGCAAGATGTCTAAGAAATTGGTGAAACGCTAA
- a CDS encoding GAF domain-containing sensor histidine kinase: protein MVNSKNKLFTPRNDGNSVNTKEQQRLQALLNLGLQQSEMIPVFEEAAQTAAHFLEVEISILGFIDQKFHWFKSAVGLSRLGLMNDLASKRQLLRRESFCSQVVETSQVVIINDVRQETNSGLKDSILVKNYGISAYLGVPLIDASGNCLGTLAVMDRQPHNFTTRDIEFLQIIARWSMSEFERNRLLQNNLAAQNTQSNRPSPLLEEPIIDLKIVPPTVETDFDFTQQIKLELLNQLTQELRTPLTSILGMAGVLGREIYGPLTTKQKEYLAIVQHSGKYLLSLVNEITELDPTNKNYHLLNLVPVDIEMLCQQAINSLEELAVRREQNIRLSIEPGRNRLLSLDKDKVRQILYSLIFSVIQIYALGSMIRIHVAYKADTLNLTVWVSHSYLRAHVTDYDSCFYLNSSPIQAAADEQTNDYVKPENYLNLPDFCSDIFSNALFQKTGKLSANISREKLGLLLSCHLAGLHHGQISIQGSVESGYRYIVSLPLKFATSSASS, encoded by the coding sequence ATGGTAAATTCAAAAAATAAATTATTTACTCCCCGAAATGATGGAAATTCTGTAAATACAAAAGAACAACAACGCCTACAAGCATTATTGAATCTGGGTTTGCAACAATCAGAAATGATTCCAGTATTTGAAGAAGCTGCTCAAACTGCTGCTCACTTTTTAGAAGTGGAAATTTCTATTTTAGGATTTATTGATCAAAAATTTCATTGGTTCAAATCAGCGGTGGGCTTATCTCGGTTAGGATTAATGAATGATTTAGCTTCTAAACGCCAACTTTTACGTCGGGAGTCATTTTGTTCTCAGGTAGTAGAAACTTCGCAAGTAGTAATTATTAATGATGTCAGACAAGAAACAAATTCTGGGCTTAAAGATAGTATTTTAGTCAAGAATTATGGTATTAGTGCATATTTGGGAGTGCCTTTAATTGATGCCAGTGGTAACTGCTTAGGTACATTAGCAGTTATGGATCGTCAGCCTCATAATTTTACAACCCGTGATATTGAATTTTTACAAATAATTGCGCGTTGGAGCATGAGTGAATTTGAGCGCAACCGATTATTACAAAACAATCTAGCAGCACAGAATACTCAGTCTAACCGCCCATCTCCACTTTTAGAAGAGCCAATAATTGACTTGAAAATTGTTCCTCCCACTGTAGAAACAGACTTTGATTTCACTCAACAAATTAAATTAGAACTGTTAAACCAGCTAACTCAAGAGTTACGCACACCATTAACATCTATATTAGGTATGGCGGGTGTCTTAGGAAGAGAAATTTATGGTCCTTTGACAACCAAGCAGAAAGAATATCTAGCAATTGTTCAACATAGTGGCAAGTATTTACTTTCTTTAGTTAATGAAATTACTGAATTAGACCCAACTAATAAGAATTATCACCTGCTAAATTTAGTTCCTGTAGATATTGAAATGCTCTGTCAACAGGCTATTAATTCCTTAGAGGAATTAGCTGTCCGTCGTGAGCAAAATATTCGTTTATCCATAGAACCAGGACGCAATCGCCTTTTATCTTTAGATAAGGATAAGGTGCGACAAATTTTGTACAGTTTAATTTTCAGCGTGATTCAAATTTACGCTCTGGGTAGTATGATCAGAATTCACGTTGCTTATAAAGCAGATACGCTAAATCTAACTGTGTGGGTATCTCACTCTTACTTAAGAGCTCATGTTACTGATTATGATTCTTGTTTTTACCTAAATTCTTCGCCAATACAGGCTGCGGCAGATGAGCAGACAAATGATTATGTTAAGCCAGAAAATTACCTAAATTTACCTGATTTTTGTTCAGATATTTTCAGTAATGCGTTATTCCAAAAAACTGGAAAGTTATCTGCTAATATTTCTCGTGAGAAATTAGGACTTTTGTTAAGTTGTCATTTAGCTGGATTACATCATGGACAAATTTCCATTCAAGGTTCAGTGGAGTCAGGATACCGTTATATAGTATCTTTGCCATTAAAGTTTGCGACTTCTTCAGCAAGTAGTTAA
- a CDS encoding DUF4276 family protein, protein MIRLYLFAEGPTEQTFADNILKPHLAQYGVFLDKIILIAHSIKKGKAHRGGSGYGDYQPMRDDILRFLKQEKGANVFFTTMIDLYAIHYNFPGLAEAEIMRQNPIKRVEFLEKSFADDINDRRFVPYIQLHEYEAYLFSDPTCFESFYDKCSNEVEELKRITDKYETPELINDSKETAPSKRIIAQFPDYERAKSTYGPLLAESIGLEVIRNKCPHFNSWLLRLELLGK, encoded by the coding sequence ATGATACGACTCTATTTATTTGCAGAAGGACCAACTGAACAAACATTTGCTGATAACATCTTGAAGCCACACCTTGCTCAATACGGTGTTTTTTTGGACAAGATTATACTGATTGCTCACTCAATAAAAAAGGGTAAAGCTCATCGTGGTGGTAGTGGTTATGGTGACTATCAGCCCATGAGGGACGACATTTTGCGTTTTCTCAAGCAGGAGAAGGGAGCTAATGTATTTTTTACCACCATGATTGATTTGTATGCAATTCATTATAATTTTCCGGGATTAGCTGAAGCTGAAATTATGCGCCAAAATCCCATCAAACGAGTCGAGTTTTTGGAGAAAAGCTTTGCTGATGACATTAATGATCGGCGATTCGTCCCGTACATTCAATTGCATGAATACGAGGCTTATCTTTTTTCTGATCCTACTTGTTTTGAGTCCTTTTATGATAAATGCTCAAACGAAGTTGAAGAACTCAAGCGTATTACCGATAAATATGAAACTCCTGAGTTGATTAATGATAGCAAGGAAACAGCCCCCAGTAAACGTATTATTGCCCAATTTCCTGATTATGAAAGAGCAAAATCTACTTATGGACCACTATTAGCTGAATCAATTGGACTAGAAGTAATTCGGAATAAATGCCCTCATTTTAATTCATGGCTATTACGACTCGAATTATTGGGTAAATAA
- a CDS encoding AAA family ATPase, with protein MLQRVIIKGFKSIKTMDLELRPLNILIGANGAGKSNLISFFKMLNEMMAGRLQQYIGISGYAQSLLHFGPKITPQIEAQLEFKIDNGSLDIIYTICLSHAAGDTLIFAEETATRNGLHLPQPSTTYSLGAGHQETKINKAAQEGTPTIANTIKHLLNGCCVYHFHDTSSTARVRQSCYIDDNRSLVSDAGNLAALLLRFRKDHNTAYHRIVKTIRLIAPFFDDFVLEPRANNVILNWQGKDSDQVFGPHQFSDGTLRAICLTTLLLQPEYELPQLIIVDEPELGLHPYALNVVAAMFGKASYHTQILISTQSTSFLDNFNPEDVITVDRVGKESQFKRLNPEELETWLEEYSLGEIWEKNIIGGGPH; from the coding sequence ATGCTACAACGAGTAATTATCAAGGGATTCAAGTCCATTAAGACAATGGATCTTGAGTTGCGTCCTTTAAACATATTGATTGGAGCTAATGGAGCAGGTAAAAGTAATCTCATTTCCTTTTTTAAGATGCTGAATGAGATGATGGCCGGACGACTTCAACAATATATCGGCATATCCGGTTACGCTCAATCCTTATTGCACTTTGGACCTAAGATAACACCGCAAATCGAGGCACAACTAGAGTTCAAGATTGACAATGGGAGTTTGGATATTATCTATACCATATGTCTAAGTCATGCGGCAGGTGATACTTTGATATTTGCTGAAGAAACAGCGACGCGAAACGGCTTACACCTACCTCAACCTTCAACCACTTACTCGTTAGGTGCAGGACATCAGGAAACAAAAATCAACAAAGCAGCACAAGAAGGTACGCCAACAATTGCCAACACTATCAAACATTTGCTCAATGGCTGTTGTGTTTACCACTTTCACGATACGTCATCTACCGCGCGAGTTCGTCAATCCTGTTACATTGATGACAACCGCTCGCTGGTGTCTGATGCTGGAAATTTAGCCGCACTACTTCTGAGATTCCGCAAAGACCATAATACAGCCTATCACCGCATTGTCAAAACTATCCGTTTAATTGCCCCATTTTTCGATGATTTTGTTCTTGAGCCTAGAGCGAATAATGTTATTCTCAACTGGCAGGGAAAAGACTCAGATCAAGTATTTGGTCCACACCAATTTTCGGACGGTACATTACGTGCTATTTGCCTTACTACTTTGCTCTTGCAGCCAGAATATGAGCTTCCACAACTCATTATTGTTGATGAACCGGAACTGGGTCTTCATCCCTACGCGCTCAATGTTGTAGCTGCGATGTTTGGTAAGGCCTCCTATCATACACAAATTCTCATCAGCACCCAATCTACTTCTTTTTTAGATAACTTTAATCCTGAAGATGTAATTACAGTAGATAGAGTAGGTAAGGAATCGCAATTTAAGCGGTTAAATCCTGAAGAATTAGAAACTTGGTTAGAAGAATATAGTTTAGGAGAAATTTGGGAAAAAAATATCATTGGTGGAGGTCCACACTAA
- a CDS encoding Glu/Leu/Phe/Val family dehydrogenase, which translates to MVTTSLPLIENHSPAHICPYDQACSYLEWAAKELKLDQGIVEILSHPRKVVTVSIPIRMDSGEVRVFAGHRVQHSDILGPYKGGIRYHEAVTLREVSALAMLMTWKCALLGIPYGGGKGGIPIDPKEFSVGELERISRRYISELIKDIGPSVDIPAPDMGTSAREMAWMMDTYSVNVGHSVPGVVTGKPLSIGGSLGREMATGRGVMIIVREAIADHGKSLVGVRVAIQGFGNVGGAAAELLHQQGAKIIAVSSASGGIFAENGLDISAVKAYAAANHRSVVGFPQGTPISNADLLTLPCDVLIPAALENQITAENVHQIKAQFVAEAANGPVTLEANRVLEAQGVTVLPDILANAGGVVVSYLEWVQGLSYLFWDEERVNREMEHLMVQAYRKVIHESQARGVNLRLAAYTLGVGRVAQALNDRGLYP; encoded by the coding sequence ATGGTGACAACGTCTCTTCCACTTATAGAAAATCATTCTCCAGCGCATATTTGCCCTTATGATCAAGCCTGTAGCTATTTAGAATGGGCTGCTAAAGAATTAAAATTAGATCAAGGTATCGTAGAAATACTCAGTCACCCTCGAAAAGTTGTCACAGTTTCCATTCCCATAAGAATGGATAGTGGGGAAGTGCGGGTTTTTGCTGGACATCGGGTACAACATTCCGATATTTTAGGACCCTATAAAGGTGGTATTCGCTACCATGAAGCAGTGACATTACGAGAAGTATCCGCCTTAGCCATGCTCATGACTTGGAAATGTGCATTGTTAGGCATTCCCTACGGTGGTGGCAAAGGCGGAATTCCCATAGACCCCAAAGAGTTCAGTGTGGGGGAATTAGAACGCATTAGTCGTCGTTATATTAGTGAATTAATTAAAGACATTGGACCATCCGTAGATATACCCGCACCAGACATGGGAACATCAGCGCGGGAAATGGCATGGATGATGGATACTTACTCTGTCAATGTTGGTCATTCTGTCCCCGGAGTAGTTACAGGTAAACCCTTATCTATTGGTGGTTCCCTGGGACGAGAAATGGCGACTGGACGCGGTGTGATGATTATTGTTCGTGAAGCGATCGCCGATCACGGTAAATCCCTGGTAGGAGTCAGGGTAGCAATTCAAGGCTTCGGTAATGTAGGTGGGGCAGCCGCCGAATTACTACACCAACAAGGAGCAAAAATTATCGCTGTTTCCAGTGCTAGTGGGGGTATCTTTGCCGAAAATGGTCTTGATATTTCTGCTGTCAAAGCCTACGCTGCGGCCAACCATCGCAGTGTGGTGGGATTTCCCCAAGGAACACCCATTAGTAATGCAGACTTATTAACTTTACCTTGTGATGTCCTGATTCCTGCCGCTTTGGAAAACCAAATTACCGCAGAAAATGTCCATCAAATCAAAGCCCAATTTGTCGCAGAAGCGGCTAATGGTCCAGTGACTTTGGAAGCTAACCGCGTTCTAGAAGCCCAAGGTGTCACCGTGTTACCGGATATTTTAGCCAATGCTGGGGGTGTGGTGGTCAGTTATTTAGAATGGGTACAAGGTCTTTCCTATCTATTCTGGGACGAAGAACGAGTCAACCGGGAAATGGAACATTTGATGGTTCAGGCTTACCGCAAGGTGATTCATGAGTCGCAAGCACGGGGGGTAAATCTGCGGTTAGCTGCTTATACTTTGGGTGTAGGTAGAGTCGCGCAAGCTTTGAATGATCGGGGCTTGTATCCTTAG
- a CDS encoding carotenoid oxygenase family protein: MQILEPQDQQNLQKSYTLKDWQGGYESLHQEFDYWIDDIEGEIPPELQGTLFRNGPGLLDINGEKLHHPFDGDGMISRITFTNGRAHFRNRFVTTAGYLAEKKAGKILYRGVFGTQKPGGWLANIFDFKIKHIANTNVIYWGKKLLALWEASEPYLLNPHTLETLGNEYFNGVLSTGEAFSAHPRIDANGTLVNFAITPGLSTTINIFELNTDGEITNKQNHSVAGFCFIHDFVITENYCIFFQNPVSFNPIPFALGISSAAQCIKVQKNQPTKIIIIPRQNPTKKIKILETQAGFIFHHVNAFEVGNEIIIDSICYESLPEVEPNSDYRETDFDANSPGKLWRFNLNLQTNTVENHLIDDRSCEFPTIHPNHVGKSYRYLYTAAAHKSTGNAPLQAIFKLDLESQQRQLWSAAPGGFIGEPIFIPRPNSQTEDDGWLIALVYDAEHHRSDVVILDAVNLEKGEIARLHLKHHIPYGLHGSFTPETFI, translated from the coding sequence ATGCAAATATTAGAACCTCAAGATCAGCAAAACCTCCAAAAATCCTACACTCTCAAAGATTGGCAAGGAGGATATGAATCTCTTCACCAGGAATTTGATTACTGGATTGATGATATAGAAGGGGAAATACCGCCAGAATTGCAAGGAACATTATTTAGAAATGGACCTGGTTTACTAGATATTAATGGCGAAAAATTACATCATCCCTTTGACGGTGATGGCATGATTAGCCGCATTACATTTACCAATGGCCGCGCCCATTTTCGTAACCGCTTTGTTACCACAGCAGGTTATTTAGCAGAAAAAAAAGCGGGTAAAATTCTTTATCGTGGTGTTTTTGGTACACAAAAACCGGGCGGTTGGTTAGCTAATATCTTTGATTTCAAAATCAAACATATTGCTAATACTAATGTAATTTATTGGGGTAAAAAACTATTAGCACTATGGGAAGCATCCGAACCCTATTTACTTAATCCGCACACTCTAGAAACATTAGGAAATGAATACTTTAACGGTGTTTTATCTACAGGGGAAGCCTTTAGCGCCCACCCGCGAATTGATGCAAATGGTACATTAGTTAATTTCGCTATTACTCCAGGACTATCAACTACAATTAACATATTTGAGTTAAATACCGACGGAGAAATCACCAATAAACAAAATCATAGCGTTGCTGGTTTTTGCTTCATTCATGATTTTGTGATTACAGAAAATTACTGTATTTTCTTCCAAAATCCTGTTAGTTTTAACCCCATACCTTTTGCTTTGGGAATATCTAGCGCCGCCCAATGTATTAAAGTCCAAAAAAATCAACCTACAAAAATCATCATTATTCCTCGCCAAAACCCAACTAAAAAAATCAAAATTTTAGAAACTCAGGCAGGTTTTATTTTCCATCATGTTAATGCTTTTGAAGTGGGTAATGAAATTATCATTGATTCTATTTGCTATGAATCATTGCCAGAAGTTGAACCCAATAGCGATTATCGAGAAACAGATTTTGATGCTAATTCTCCTGGCAAACTTTGGCGATTTAATCTCAATTTACAAACCAATACCGTAGAAAATCATTTAATAGATGATCGATCTTGTGAATTTCCCACAATTCACCCTAATCATGTCGGTAAATCCTATCGTTATCTATACACGGCTGCGGCTCATAAATCAACGGGAAATGCACCCCTACAAGCAATTTTCAAACTTGATTTAGAGTCACAACAAAGACAATTATGGAGTGCTGCACCAGGAGGTTTCATCGGTGAACCAATTTTTATTCCTCGTCCAAATTCCCAAACAGAAGATGATGGGTGGTTAATAGCTTTAGTTTATGATGCAGAACATCATCGTTCAGATGTGGTAATTTTAGATGCTGTAAATTTGGAAAAAGGTGAAATTGCAAGACTACACCTCAAACATCATATTCCCTACGGATTACACGGGAGTTTTACACCTGAAACATTCATTTAA
- a CDS encoding folate/biopterin family MFS transporter, translating into MLNDSPPLPKFKDLLTQKILLGNEPSAELIAILTIYFVQGILTLSRLAVSFFLKDELLLGPVQMSTIMGICTIPWMIKPLYGFISDSLPLFGYHRKPYIVISGILGCAAWLCLGTFVHTSTIATIMIVFSSLSVAISDVIVDSIVVERARNESEAKIGSLQSLCWGSSAIGALCTAYLSGLLLEFFTTRIVFLITALFPLIISSVAWLITEKPINKDHKKGNNTKDQLLKIRQAITQKTIWLPTLFIFIWHATPKTESAFFYFTINELHFQPEFLGRIRLVTSFASLIGVWAFQRYFKHIPFRTMITAGIFLSTALGMTNLLLVTHTNRMLGIDDHWFSLGDSLIITVIGQIVFMPILVLSTKLCPPGIEATFFALIMSVFNVAGTVSYALGSIMMKWLGITEYQFDSLWLLIILTNCASLIPIFFVKLLPDARIDNDVIS; encoded by the coding sequence ATGCTAAATGACTCCCCTCCCTTACCGAAGTTCAAAGATTTACTAACCCAAAAAATTCTCTTAGGTAACGAACCTAGTGCTGAGTTAATAGCAATTCTTACCATCTATTTTGTTCAAGGTATACTGACATTATCGCGTTTAGCTGTCAGCTTTTTTCTCAAAGACGAATTACTATTAGGTCCAGTGCAGATGTCAACAATTATGGGAATCTGTACCATACCTTGGATGATTAAGCCATTATATGGGTTTATTTCCGATAGTTTACCATTATTTGGTTATCATAGAAAACCTTACATAGTAATCTCAGGAATTTTGGGCTGTGCAGCTTGGTTATGTTTAGGAACATTCGTTCATACTAGCACAATAGCCACAATTATGATTGTATTTTCTTCTCTCTCTGTTGCTATTAGTGATGTGATAGTTGATTCCATAGTAGTTGAAAGAGCCAGAAACGAATCAGAAGCCAAAATAGGTTCTTTACAATCTCTTTGTTGGGGTAGTTCAGCTATTGGTGCCTTATGTACAGCTTACCTTAGCGGGTTACTTTTAGAATTTTTTACCACCCGTATAGTATTTTTGATAACAGCATTATTTCCTTTAATTATTTCATCTGTAGCTTGGTTAATTACTGAAAAACCTATTAATAAAGATCACAAAAAAGGCAATAACACAAAAGATCAACTATTGAAAATCCGCCAAGCAATTACTCAAAAAACAATTTGGTTGCCCACATTATTTATATTTATTTGGCACGCTACACCAAAAACCGAATCAGCATTCTTCTATTTCACAATTAATGAACTCCACTTTCAACCAGAATTTTTAGGACGAATTCGGTTAGTGACGAGTTTTGCTTCCCTAATTGGAGTTTGGGCTTTTCAACGTTACTTTAAACACATTCCCTTTAGAACTATGATTACTGCGGGTATTTTCCTATCCACAGCTTTAGGAATGACGAATTTATTATTAGTAACTCACACCAACAGAATGTTAGGCATAGATGATCATTGGTTTAGCTTAGGTGATAGTTTGATTATTACTGTGATTGGGCAAATTGTATTCATGCCCATATTAGTATTATCAACAAAGCTTTGCCCTCCCGGTATAGAAGCCACATTTTTTGCTTTAATCATGTCTGTATTTAATGTAGCAGGAACAGTTTCCTACGCATTAGGATCAATAATGATGAAATGGTTAGGAATCACAGAATATCAATTTGACTCCCTGTGGTTATTAATCATTCTCACTAACTGTGCTTCTCTGATACCAATATTTTTTGTTAAATTGCTACCAGATGCTAGAATTGATAATGATGTAATTAGTTAA